The stretch of DNA CTGAGACAGTACCCTTAGAGAGCACGTCTGCCGTGTTTGCAGCGCATGATCTTTCCCCTTTTTCTATGTTTATGGCGGCTGATTTTGTTGTGAAAGCCGTTATCGTTTTTTTGTTGCTTGCTTCTCTTGCTTCTTGGACAATTGCTTTTGTCAAAATTGTTGAGATCACTTTGGCAAAACGACGCGTGCGCCATGAACTTCGATTAGCTCTTAATGCTCAGACTCTCACGCGTTTGGCTGCTAGCTTAAAAGAAAGTAAAGGGGCTGGTGTGTTCTTTCTCAAAGAAGTTTTGAAAGAAGTGTATCTTTCTGCACAACAGGTTCATTTTGTTGGTACTGAAGGGACCAGTGGGAGCTCTGGTGAAAGAGCTGGCACAAGATCAGGGATGAAAAATATTTTTGATGAGGATACCTTCTTCTATGAGGAGATTGATCGCTATGGAGAGATTGCGCGCGATATGAATGAAGGCGTAAAGGAGAGGGTTCATTCTCTTTTGTCTCGCTGTTTGCTGGCTGCTATGCGCCGTGTTGCATGTGGGAGTGCTGTTCTTGCAACCATTGGTGCACTTGCCCCCTTTGTTGGTCTCTTTGCAACGGTTTGGGGGATCATGAATTCTTTTATCGGTATCGCCAAGTCTCAAACAACGCAGCTTGATGTTGTTGCTCCTGGAATTGCTGAAGCCTTGCTTGCAACGGCTATCGGGCTTTTTGTAGCCATTCCCGCTGTTGTTATGTATAATAGCCTCATGCGTGCTTTGAGTAGTTATCGCAATGACTTGGGCGATATTGCTGCTGCCATTGAAAGGCTTTTGAGCCGTGAACTCGATAGACAGAGACAACAGAAAAGTCATAAAAAATGAAAGCAAATTTTAATGATCATTGGGATACAGATGAGGGCGGGTTGCACAGTGAGATTAATGTAACCCCTTTTATTGATGTTGTTCTGGTATTGCTTATTGTTTTTATGGTGGCTGCACCTTTGGCAACATCTGTTATTCCAGTGCAACTTCCTTCTATCACCCAAGCACCTTCTGTGGTTCAGCCTGATCAGCCTCTTTATGTGACTTTGCAAAAAGATCGTTCACTTTATGTTGGTGATAACCTTGTCAATCAAGCGGTGTTTACTGAAGCTTTGCTTAAAGAAACAAACCGAAATTTAGAGACAAAAATTTTGATCAAAGCTGATAGTGAAATTGATTATGGGGCTGTTGTCGATTTGCTCAATCAAATACGGACTGCTGGATACACTAAAGTTGGTCTTATGGGATTGCAAAAATCTTCCAATGTTGTTGCAAAAGGTGTTGTATCTGATGGAACAGCCGTCGCGACAGATGCT from Bartonella taylorii encodes:
- a CDS encoding biopolymer transporter ExbD → MKANFNDHWDTDEGGLHSEINVTPFIDVVLVLLIVFMVAAPLATSVIPVQLPSITQAPSVVQPDQPLYVTLQKDRSLYVGDNLVNQAVFTEALLKETNRNLETKILIKADSEIDYGAVVDLLNQIRTAGYTKVGLMGLQKSSNVVAKGVVSDGTAVATDAVGENVTSGAGTATSDVVNANTSAMGTVSPVE
- a CDS encoding MotA/TolQ/ExbB proton channel family protein, translated to MESETVPLESTSAVFAAHDLSPFSMFMAADFVVKAVIVFLLLASLASWTIAFVKIVEITLAKRRVRHELRLALNAQTLTRLAASLKESKGAGVFFLKEVLKEVYLSAQQVHFVGTEGTSGSSGERAGTRSGMKNIFDEDTFFYEEIDRYGEIARDMNEGVKERVHSLLSRCLLAAMRRVACGSAVLATIGALAPFVGLFATVWGIMNSFIGIAKSQTTQLDVVAPGIAEALLATAIGLFVAIPAVVMYNSLMRALSSYRNDLGDIAAAIERLLSRELDRQRQQKSHKK